CCAATAAGACTGAGGCACTGTACATCCCCAGACATGCTTCCCTATGTCAGCATCTTTTAATCTTCCTATATAACTTGCAGAACTCACAATCTGTCACTGCACCCAACCTTGGGGTATTCCTGGGCAAGTAACTGCCCTTTCTTGTCGTACATCACTAAACTGATAGACCcatcaatcaaacaaacaatcagacaacaatcaaattaaatttaataaagagCTGGCACCATTGTACAGGTTTCACCTTTATTAAATTGGGTGACTTGGCCATTTCTATCTACAGAGGCCACTCAAGTGCGTGTTCTGTCTCTTATCATTTTGAGATTGGTTTATTGCAACTCAATCCCAGCAGTTTAGCCCTTATCTTAAACTCCTCAGTTTGACTGATCATTTCTCAGGGGTGTAAGGTAATCATTTATCAAGGCTCATCTCTGTCCTGAAAACTATTTGAGGGATTGAACTTCCCATGTCTGTCTGAACTGGTCAGTGCctgttttagtaaaaaaaataaagacttaCCTATTCATTATAgtagatgtatatatataaaatatttatatgtgaGGATCCCATGTGAGGACGTACAGTTCTCCATAATTTGCTTTAAAAGCTCCAGACTTGTAGACTATGTATTTTCTAATGTAGTTTTGAGGAagagttctccaggcttccttcTTTGTCTCTCATTATGTTCAGtccagtgtttgtgtttgttaagccacacagtgatctgtgaatcattcaagcataaaaacatctaactgaAGGCCTgaacccagtgagaaacaggtgcagatgatgacagatgatcaggccggtaaTTAGgaaactgctgatgctgaatgctgagtggttggaacagacgagaggggaaatgaccAAGTGTTGTACTATTGATACAGACTACAACACAAAAGCGTATGTTGCTAAGGATGGAAGTGTCTGATAAGTGCCAtgactgtacatttaaattgaTGGAATTAGCACCAGAGTGCAACAGAAACAGATTGATTGGTCATATAAACAGCAAAGGTCATTTAATTAGATAAAAATGAAGTCCAGGCAAAAGTTATAATCACTAAATCTTTCTACTAGCCTTAACTACTCATGAGTTGGCTTCTGCATGAGACCATggaatgacatttttttaaactaatttattCATGGTCACACTTCACTTTATTACCGTATGTCTAGACCGATCTTTGTCTTAAGCCACCCTTTGAAAAGAAATGCAGCTCACTCTCACTCTAAATAAATACCAAGAGGACTGACAGAAAGTAGAGTGTATGAGATAGTGATAATTGTCTGGAGGGCAGCATAAGAAAAATTGAGTTCAGAGGCTGAATATCTTGAGTGCAGATTACAGATGCCTGGGGTGCAAAGGCCCGGTGGGAATAAGACGTTAAGTGACTTAACATTTAAGGGATGGATTCAGTTCAGAGGCCGATAACATTAAATTGTGTAAAGAATGTTAGTCTAGtgccgtggttctcaaagtgtggggcgcgcccctctagtggggaatacagacatgacaggtggggcgcaatgaacggtatgggaattagtggaaaataataggaaagtacctattataattcatgcttttctttattgatttatttaatctttattttctttattggacactcgaaactaaataatgacacacaaagaaatggatcattaatacaagtaaattaaaataacatcagaaaaaagtggaaccatagtgcaacaataacggtttaacgtcggcatgttaattgcagaggaacaaaatatacggaaacattcggtattatatatgtaatttcatttatttcaatgtgtatgctgatgtttctgtatttttgttaaacattttttattttatcaggcagGACTAGTCctgcatttctagtttccagtgcggtaacaaagttgctttttgatccttcaggcgctgaacagaagggaagatcaagatcgttctacgctttttgttgctgtgcggcgttttgcgatgatccctaaatcattcgttgcgctgtaaaaaaataatggtgtttatgcttttaaacatgtataatttaaggcggatgtaaaGAGGAATGaaaagaggaaatatatgtgtgtatcttatttgcgggtttatttacgcagctattaaattcggagatgcgaatatcaaactaactttaccgccgtcacaaacaggtgttatgcgctaaaatgcccccctgccacggattgcccccctacataatctctatcaaatattacattaggacatacattcaaaggttaattattatcaaatatattattactattataattaaccctaggcacgtgacagccgtcgagacgattaatacaaatccccccaaaatgattattttatggcacatttattttgcaggggtttgtcaatgtacaaataacaaattatttatcacaaaatgcactaaaaaaatattgtttgtggtgaaaaattataggaaatgatttttattataaaataagatatataaaatatacatgttgtatatgaaaaaaatatataatttatatatttttccccctatacaacattttttatattgcttattttataattaaataagtttgttgtaatttgtaaaccacaaACCTATGAattaatgttctaatatattatttgaaaaagttttgtgaaggggggggggcgggggcattttagagcataacaccgggtcagtagcgtactgtatgtagtgagcataataatgtcaatggatacatttgttacatggaccacaaaaaagcaggtgattcagcactatcagcctaattaaccaaaaagccagccgaaaggaaaacatgatgaagcctatatgttgcacttggattcatggtggggatggtggggcaaAGGAGAGACCCATGTGGGTTTTGTGTcctaaaccgctggcagcagacagcatgagacccaacaaattaggaagacacttagagacaacacaccccagtcaagttactaagccactcgacttctttgaaagaaagctctagataagtgacgaagtaagcctgttataacatctgcacatgtattttatctgttttgaacttggtgttatttgatcttattggtttaaaaattgatagtttaataaatagtaaacttggccgttttcgttatcattttgttgacaagtggggcttgaaaattcgcccaccgccttaagtggggaatgacagaaaatgtttgagaaccactggtctaGTGTATGTCAGTTTAACTTGACTGGAACGgtatgaaagaaaatatatatatatataatgatatcACAAATTTCATAGTATCTGTTTCCTACtgtggattttttaaatttttgtacaaaaaatttgaatttcaaGATATGTTGAACTCAGTTAAGAAGGCGGAGAATCTTTGTGAAATCTTAATTCAGAACCATGAGGTAAGATAACATTTtacctaatgttttttttgtatttcatacATCTTGTTCAGGCatcttattaaaataaagtttcagTTAAGAGTTGTGTTATTGCATGTTATTGCATCTCGCTGCAAATTTAGCAGTTAactatctatattaaaatgaattgcCTGTAAGAATGTTGTGTTAGGTGGAGAAAGTTAGTTAAGCATACAGTAGTTATCACTTATAAATGCTTAGATAACATGCTAGGTAGTGAAGATATCCGGTCTTTCAGCACAAAGGCACCTTTATCAGAATCTTGCAGAATCTTGTAAAGAAGAGACGACTGTTTTAAGGGTGAAGCCGAAAAAATCTGCTCAGTCTACTAcatctaaaataatttttaggttttactgtaaattattttatttatttaagtaattttgacataaataaaaaaaatatagtccatataatatgatttaaaataaagtaaagtttaaataaattatattatcatTGCAGAACTGAGAAAAACTTTATGCAATCGCGGTGCAACACAACACTTTGTGACAAAATAAGCCAATAAGAATGCTACAGAAAAGGAAGCAGAGGTGGGTTTACGAACTAATTAATATAGGTCACAGCCCAGATCCTTTCCCCGTTCTGATGCTTTTGTACTTGTATTGGTCTTTGCCTATCAGATGTTATTATGCTAGAAATAAACTATCGACTGTGGGAATAAAAAGACTTGGACAAACCCTCGGTGACGTCACCTGTAGGTTTTCTGAGAAGCGGATGAGAAGCTCATCTCCGGACTCTTCCCAAACCCCAGTCAGTCCATAAATAGGCAAATGGGCAGGACAACCAGAGCCTGACCTTTGGTTCAGAAGCCACTTAATTACAGTTACTGTACTCAGTTATTTTACTCCTACTGTACTAATGCGTTTGTTCGAACTCGGTCGTCCGTACCCTACACACCAGTTGCTATTTTGCTAAAGTAACATTTAGCAGACAGCTAGCAGTTTAACACCTGCAATGCAGCTGATGCATACATTTATGACTAATTTTAAATGAAgagttacataaatattaaccCCCCTGTACAGTTGTCATGGACAGGAAACCTAGCTGTTTAGACCTGTTGTTTGTTGtaccaggctgtaaacatgtttaaggcattttaacattttaaacatctcTTTGGGAATTGACTCACTTTTCTAGTCTAGTGGTAATTCAACGACCTGCAAGTTTTGGCACGTCCTTGTTggctttatttttcataaattgAACTGAACAATGTAAGCAGGCTACTGAAAAAGAGTGTGAACGTTGGAGAACGCAGAAATATAGCTGGGGGGGAAAATGTGCCTGTAATGATTCTCAGCTTTGTATTCACCacgagctctctctctctttctctctctctctctctctccgtcctCATCTACATCTTTCTCATATGCAGAGAACATAATCTAACACAATGTAAGTGGTTTTCTTCTCTGCCGTCTGACCTTGTCTTGTGGGTTTAGTGCCTGACCTCCAGTTCAGCCTTGCAcagtttctgtttttaaatattgattcACGTGAATGTGTTACATGAATAACTCTTAAGctactttaataaaatgtacagttacTCAGGACCTGCTGTGTTCTGCTTTCTTATTTattacacaaacaaataaatactgtatagatAATGGAAATGGTGTCACGGAATAAATATTATTCATTTCCACATATCCTAAACACCTGGGGTGATGAGAAATCGCCTGGATCCCTTCTTCAACACATTTATTCATCAAACAACAAAGTCATAAAGTGACACTGCAACGGAATTCAATATAAATACCCCTGTTATCTAACCacgcacatactgtaccagTTCTAAACCTTGTGtgacttttgtgtgtgtatctacCAGTTTGgtacaaagtgttgtttatcaCAGTACTAGTGTCTTTGTCCGTGGCTCGGTCGGTGTTTATTTCGAGTGTTTATAAGTTACCTACACTTTGGCCTCTCTCTAGCCCCACTGGTGTTCTTGAGACGCATCCCTCTCACAGATCAGATCTCTCCTTCTCATATTGAGCCCCGGGGACACACTCCTAATGCTGAAACATGCTGACAGTTTATTGACTGAGTTCGCCAGCCCTCCTGTCACCCCAAAGTGTAGCTGACATTATCAATCATGCCAATCAGATTCTGGTGTAAGGAATGAAGCAACTTCAGACGTCACAGCCTACAAACTAGGCTCAAAACGTTCCTGAGCCACGACCATATGATGGTGTGTTTAAACACCTTTGTGACAGTCAGGTATACGAATCATTCGCTTTCACTGATGTCTAGCCAGAGTATACACCTGAGACACTGCTGTCTGGTGTTTTTCATCTGGTTCGGACGTTTGGTTGAACATGGGTCTTCATGGATGAAACCATGAAGCAACAGCATTCACCTTACACATAAAAAGTTACAAAGTATTAacattggagactccttctgtaaACGCTATCTAATACGAGTACCAGTGAATGAGCGGTTACTAAAGAAACGCTAACGTGTTAGAATGACAGCATTACTCCAAATCTGTGTAATCTGTTCTGCAGCCATCTTTACTAACACCAACAcctactgaccaatcagaagcaAGATTTCCATAGCGCTCTGGTATCAGTTCTCAATGCTGAAAAGCAGGAGTTTATAATCATTTAATCTTTGTGTATATTACTAATAGACAATCACAGCATTATTCGCTAAACAATAACTTCCAGACTTCCCAACCAATCAGGTCTAATCGTGGTAATGAGCTAGTGCTAGGGCACGTACACAAGATTAAAAATGTCTTAACCACATGCAATGATGGTAGAGTGTTCAAAAATCTGCTTTGGCTATGATTACAGTTAGAGTTATAGACTGTAACAATATTTCAGAAATACTTTTTggtgtgatcttttttttttctctcagccCAGTTATTTTTGTTCCCATCACCTTTACATGACTTTTCTCTTATTCAGGACCTTTCATATACAGAGAGATTTGTCCCCCTCCGTGTGAATCGAATACGTATATAGATGCAAGCGTCTAAAATAACCACTACAGAACAATGTATTGAAAAAGCCTGGAATTATTCGGGTCCAGAGTAAAAACTGTAAACATGTGTAAACTCTCACACTGCTCTGTGGTTAGACAGAACTGCAATTTCATGAATCCAGAATTAAGCTCATATTTAACATTTCAAGAAAGTGCCGTTGCTAGGACACCATACTGATGTGCGGCTTTCCCACAGGACCTGTACAGGAAGGAAAGCGACGGTGCAGCTCGGCTCCTGCAGTGTGGAAAATCCCATTACAGAGCACAGAAGCAGGCCAAGGTAATTCTACTTCTCGCTCTATTTTTCACCAAACCTGAAATACAATACACAGTAAAGGCTTTCTCAATAAGGGAATGTGTCGCGCTTCTGAACTCACTTGCGTCATGCTGTGCAACTGGGACTTTTAGGTCGCCTTAAGGCAGCAATTATAATAATCAATGAGATCAATGAGAAGATGTATGGCTTGTGCTTCAGGCTTGGTTTCATTTCATTCCTAAAGGGAGAGTTGGTTGTTTTAATAACAGCATCAACAACAAGAAAATTAtctttgacttttttatttatttattactaagcatttttaaaccaaagtaattaaaataatatttctttttcttattcgacaattatattttaattgggAGAATGCAGGATCATatgcataatttaaatgtaagaaaCAGCCTTTGATAAACGTGCACAATTGCACTGATTTTgctgaaaaaaggaagaaagagaacTATTCTATAAGAACCTGTTAGaatttcaataataatattttgctcTGTTTTTATTGAAGTTTTGAAAAGCAGCAGAATCCCAAACTGACAGCCAGAATCAAATTCATGTAAGGAAACCACCGGTTTTTAAAAGAGAGTGAGAAATTGTGGGACACTCATACAGCGCATCCCAAAAATCCTCATAAATGGGAAATTATCATAATTAAGCCACTGCATGCATAACACGTGAGTGTGTTCATACAAGTTCATCATGAGAAACAACTCTTTGTGTTTACAAAGTCACAGCAGTTATGCAAAGAAAGTGTCATGAATAGacccaaaataaaagaaactaaatattgaattaaataaaaagtgaaaacgTGGCCTTTGTGCGGAGACTTTCAGAGCACTCTGTACAATTCCCCTGCAGTCTGATTATTCCACATGACAAAGTAAGAACGTTTGTTCGGAGAGTTTtgctaatttatatttaaaaactgaaacatCTCAATAATTTACAtcagtattcagaccctttgttaTGATTCTGCCAGTCAGGCTCTGGTGCATCCTGCTGCTATTAACCGTCCTTAAGATGCTTCTACAACTAGATTGGAGTCAACCTGTGTCTAATTAAATTCATTGGACATAATTAAGAGAGGTACGCACATGTCTATATAAGGTTTCACCGTTTTTGGGtgagtaaaaacaaataaggtCAAGACGATAATCTGTAGACCTGCAAGACAGGATTGTGTCAAGACACAGATCTGGGGAAGGATACAAGGAAAGTTTCTGGAGCATTCAAGGTGTCCAAGAGCACAGGAGCCTCGACGCTGGACATCCAACCTGGTTGACCTTGAACGAATCTGCCAAGATAAATGGAAGAAACTTCCAAAAGAAtggtgtgccaagcttgtagcatcattctcaaggtcaggggtagctcagtggttaagtaagttgctctggataagagcgtctgccaaatgactaaatgtaaatgtaagcagACTCAAGACTTGCAACagtatttcatatttatatcaTTTGGTATTTCACAAGTGAtgggtgtgaatacttatggaaatttctttttaatatattttttagaaatgaACTCTCTAAATACCTGCTTTTACTTTAGCATCATGGAGTACTGTGTATCATTATGAgggaaaaaaggatttaaattcattttaatgcGAGTGTGAGAcataaaaatgttgaaaatttGGAAAGTTTTAAGATTTTTCCATTCGCACTGTATTTGATTATTACTATAATTTTGCCCTAACATTCTTTGTGCTTCTCTCAGGTTCCCCCCGACTTTCAAGAGGAAGCGAGTTCTCTCATGGAGAGTCTAGGGCATGGGAGGAGCCTGGGCCAGTGCCACTCACCCTACTCTGATGCTGCTTCAACAATCATTGCCAAAGTACCGGAGAATACTGTGCCAGGTAGTACCTGCCCAGTCACACGCTCACTTAGCCCACAGCCTCAAGACCTGGACTTTCTGTCAAACAACGAAATGAACAGTGTTGATACTCTCCAACATCATGTTGTATACAAATCTTCTGACCTATTCTGCAGTGACACAGCACTATACTGTCCCATGGATAAAGGACGACAGAATCGCTGGCAAGAGCGTCGAAAGAGTGCGGACCTCCATGGCAGGAACACTAGCATTCTCCAAACTAGGAACGCTAAAGCTAGCAACCCGGAGGATTACAACTTCCACGATCAGTTCTCCCAGGACGACATCGCTCTCCATGAATTCGCCGAAGGGTTCACACCAGCATCAAGCCCTTACTCTAGCTTCAGCGTGGCTTCAGATGAGAAGGGCCCTGCTCCCAGCAGCACCATTTCCTCCTCTCACCTGGCCCTATACATGGACTGGCGGGATGGTGATTACGAGTGTAAGAGCACATACGACAAAGACAGCTCCAGGTTTCCCAAGTCGCACAGTTTCCAACACATGACCTCCAGCCCTCAAAAGGGCAACTCCCCAGTGTATATGCAAACAGCATCCTGCTACAGCGAGCCATACCATTCACTGCAGCTCACGTCCTCTCACAGCATGGGCTCCTCGGGAGTACCAGGACAAAAAGACAACAGCATCCATATTCCTGAGGAGGAGCTGTTGGGCCGATGGAGGCATCTAAGTGTGGAGGACATCAATACCTTTTCATATCGCAATCCTGGTCATGTTTCACCTTACAGCTTCTCCGAGCAGCATTTTGCAATGGGGCCTTCCAAGGTCAAACTAGGACCGCTGTACAGCAGTGTCCAGGAAAGAGACAATAACCTATACACAGGTATGCCACACAGGTATTCCCGTTTCTCCCCTTCGCCTGGCTCCGGCTTGGCACAGAGCCCCAAGCATAGTCTGGACATGTGTACAACTGAAAAAGAGCTGATGTACCAGTCACATAACAGCATCCTGGAGTCCAAGAGCAGCCAGTTCCTTGCTGGTATCTCAAAAGACAATGAAAGCACCATGGGAAATGTGAACGAAGAATATGTAGATGTAAGCCCAACTGAGACTTTGCACCAAACTTCCCTGGACGTGTCTAGTGTGCGGCACTACCAGCTTCAAAGCCCAGGGCCGCACAGGACGACCACGCCGCAGCACCAAAAATTCACAAGCACAGGACTGAGTAGAAAGGACAGTCTCACCAAAGCTCAACTCTATGGAACACTGCTTAATTGAGTTATTTATCTAGAATTTAACCTTCACCACTGAGTCACCTTGCTGCATCATGAAAACGAAAAATAGCTTTAGGGAGCGGTACATGGTTGGCTTTAAAAGTGAAGGAAGGACAAATGGGCAGCATTAACATTTGAAATACCTCATGCCAAAGTCATCATACTAGTAAGGACCTAGTCTTCAAGCTGATTCACAACGATCCCACGCGTATATATTGCAAGCAATCGTTTTGTTATAAAAGTTACAAAAACCCTGATAAACTGCATCACATCTGAAACTGtagagcaacaaaaaaaaaatgtggggaAAAGGGCTTTACCTAAACCTAGGATAAAGGCCTCTGCTTTAAAAGCATgtcttaaaacatttgcatggaGCATTCTTTTACTGCTTTTGTAATTTACATGTTTAATGTgaagttttgtgttttgttcctTAAACTGGCACAGAGGTCtatgagatccttattaatccTAATGGAACTTACTTTAAACCATTAAAGACTGTTTACAAAATGCAGTTCATACAACTGTATATTCACTGTTATTATCTGTATGtctagtgtaaaaaaaaaatgccagaaaaaaaaacattattagatATAAGGGCTTTTGCTTTATGTCTTTCCATTTATTACAggctattttattattattattattattattattattattattattacaaatgtaATTACTAACATTTGTTGGATTTAGATTGATCTACTATTAATGAGTAGCAGTAGATAGCATGAGCTTCTACTACCTGACTCTACTACTGAGAGTAAAACGAAAAAGAACATACAAAGCCTTAGCATGAACTAATAATCAACAGTGTTGATCTGGTTTATGGATTAGATACTGTGGTCCATCCAAAGAgcatttttccccatttttagCCAGTTTATATTTGCTAGTTATACTGATTGGCCAGTTATGCAAGGTAAAAATTTtcactaaataaatgaaaaaatatttatttatctttatctaTCATATCTCTAtacggtatatacagtatgtgattagTACTGTGGTCGCGTATCTCCAGGGTCAGGGTCTGTGTAtttagagtttgcatgttctctccatgcttggtgggtttcctctgggtactcagcggtttcctcccacagtccaaagacatgcagatcaggctaattggcatttacaAATTGCCCCACAGTGTgtccacatgtgtgtgtgtgtgtgtgtgtgtgtgtgtgcctgtctaggtgtaccccaccttgtctCCAGGCCCCCTGAAACCTTGTataggataagcggtatagaagatgaatgaatgaataaatgaatgaatgaatgatgtactgtaaaagccTCTAAAATAAGTGATGatagctacagtatatgttgtttttttttggccgtTCCCATTGAGGGTCACTACGGCTGACCAACTGATCCACACAACAATTTGGCACAgattttatgccggatgcccttcctgacactacagtatatctcactaatgtataatatataatattataataatgataataatagcCCATGAATAAactcaaaaacaaaaagtttgtgATCACCTGACCTTCACTCCCATAGCTCTGCCTTCCTCAAACCTGTATAGGATGTCTAATGCCCCTGTGTGCCATGGTTGTGGTAAAAATACATGAGTGACCTTCACCCAACCCTGACCTCaagtgattcattcattcattgtctGTAGCACTTTATTCTTATACAGGGTCATcagggcctgaagcctatcccaggggacttaggacacatggtggggtacaccctggacagggtgccaatccattgcagggtatatatacacacacacacacacacacacactctctaacaccaattagcctgctctgcatgtctgtgggtggaaactggagtacccagaggaaacccactgagCAATCGATCGAactctt
This genomic stretch from Clarias gariepinus isolate MV-2021 ecotype Netherlands chromosome 13, CGAR_prim_01v2, whole genome shotgun sequence harbors:
- the LOC128536052 gene encoding brain-enriched guanylate kinase-associated protein, with protein sequence MKKVYIGKTALKAPRNGCKHQKRSSLQEQKEDLQKRLSYTTHKLEMLESEFDATKQYLETELRRAQEELEKFTDKLHRIQSSYAALQRINQELEERFNQQTQQYEEEKRTLRQELIVLNNHLTEAKVTIKKLREDNDLYRKESDGAARLLQCGKSHYRAQKQAKVPPDFQEEASSLMESLGHGRSLGQCHSPYSDAASTIIAKVPENTVPGSTCPVTRSLSPQPQDLDFLSNNEMNSVDTLQHHVVYKSSDLFCSDTALYCPMDKGRQNRWQERRKSADLHGRNTSILQTRNAKASNPEDYNFHDQFSQDDIALHEFAEGFTPASSPYSSFSVASDEKGPAPSSTISSSHLALYMDWRDGDYECKSTYDKDSSRFPKSHSFQHMTSSPQKGNSPVYMQTASCYSEPYHSLQLTSSHSMGSSGVPGQKDNSIHIPEEELLGRWRHLSVEDINTFSYRNPGHVSPYSFSEQHFAMGPSKVKLGPLYSSVQERDNNLYTGMPHRYSRFSPSPGSGLAQSPKHSLDMCTTEKELMYQSHNSILESKSSQFLAGISKDNESTMGNVNEEYVDVSPTETLHQTSLDVSSVRHYQLQSPGPHRTTTPQHQKFTSTGLSRKDSLTKAQLYGTLLN